Proteins encoded together in one Chitinophaga sp. LS1 window:
- the panD gene encoding aspartate 1-decarboxylase, producing MQIEVLKCKIHRAVITEANLQYVGSITIDEDLMDAAGLIEYEKVQVVNVNNGERLETYVIKGKRGSGLICMNGPAARLCAVGDVVIIISYCTMDFEEAKKHTPIAVFPKENNKL from the coding sequence ATGCAGATTGAAGTATTAAAGTGTAAAATACACCGCGCAGTTATCACGGAAGCCAACTTACAATACGTAGGTAGCATCACCATCGATGAAGATCTGATGGATGCGGCCGGCCTGATCGAATATGAAAAGGTTCAGGTAGTCAACGTGAATAATGGCGAACGCCTGGAAACCTACGTTATCAAAGGAAAACGTGGTTCAGGGCTGATATGTATGAATGGCCCGGCAGCTCGTCTCTGTGCTGTAGGTGATGTAGTTATCATCATCTCTTATTGTACAATGGACTTCGAAGAAGCCAAAAAACATACACCGATCGCTGTTTTTCCAAAAGAAAATAATAAATTGTAA
- a CDS encoding lysylphosphatidylglycerol synthase transmembrane domain-containing protein: MPKSLRTIINFAIFLAIGLGLIWLVTHNLTAQEKEDIIRSFRKANYWLIIPVIFVGIASHWFRAVRWKLLMEPLGYHPSTLNTFFAVMVGYLTNLAIPRLGEVTRCGIVAKYENIPAEKLVGTMIAERAVDMLVLMLLMLVTVLLQLDTVGVFFTQHIWVPLQTKLGNAGGSRTWILAGIVIVLVVLGIIAFRIIARSKVGDKVKKIFRGVWEGVLSIGQMQKKGWFIFHSLFIWVLYFIMMYLGFLCMDETRALGVGAALSVLCFGSIGMIATQGGIGAYQILVQQTLLLYGIHATTGYAFGWIVWLAQTLMVIVIGFASMIALPIYNKGNRTPVAE; this comes from the coding sequence ATGCCTAAATCGCTCAGAACTATTATCAATTTTGCAATATTTTTAGCGATAGGTTTAGGTTTGATCTGGTTGGTTACGCACAATCTAACTGCACAGGAAAAGGAAGATATCATCCGTAGCTTCCGAAAAGCCAATTACTGGCTTATAATACCCGTTATTTTTGTTGGTATAGCAAGTCACTGGTTCCGCGCCGTACGCTGGAAATTACTCATGGAACCGCTGGGTTATCATCCCAGTACCCTGAATACTTTCTTTGCCGTCATGGTCGGCTACCTGACTAACCTTGCCATTCCCCGCCTGGGAGAAGTAACCCGTTGTGGCATCGTGGCCAAATACGAAAACATCCCTGCAGAGAAACTGGTAGGTACCATGATCGCAGAAAGAGCGGTCGATATGCTGGTGCTCATGCTACTCATGCTCGTAACGGTGTTATTACAGCTGGATACAGTCGGGGTTTTCTTCACCCAACACATATGGGTACCTTTACAGACCAAACTGGGTAATGCCGGTGGTAGCCGCACCTGGATACTGGCAGGCATTGTCATCGTACTGGTTGTACTGGGTATTATCGCCTTCCGGATCATCGCCCGTTCCAAAGTGGGCGATAAGGTCAAAAAGATCTTCAGAGGCGTATGGGAAGGTGTTCTTTCCATTGGCCAAATGCAGAAAAAAGGCTGGTTCATATTTCACTCCCTCTTTATATGGGTATTGTACTTTATCATGATGTACCTGGGCTTCCTATGTATGGACGAAACCAGGGCACTGGGTGTAGGCGCCGCCCTTTCTGTGCTGTGCTTTGGTAGTATCGGTATGATCGCCACCCAGGGCGGTATTGGTGCTTACCAGATCTTAGTACAGCAAACCCTCCTCTTATATGGCATCCATGCCACTACCGGCTATGCTTTTGGCTGGATCGTATGGCTGGCACAGACCCTGATGGTAATTGTAATCGGCTTCGCCAGCATGATTGCCCTCCCGATCTATAACAAAGGAAACCGCACACCTGTAGCTGAGTAA
- the ppk1 gene encoding polyphosphate kinase 1 gives MRLSKSEPLDTFTQDQEMEKKTNSKKNAPEKKKMIPRDVSWLAFNARVLQEAADTSVPLHERIRFLGIHSNNQDEFFRVRVATLRRMLSVGKSARMHLEENPEQILNDIHDLVIDQTREFDRIWDEIEDQLKEQKIYIRTEKHLSKEQQKFVLTYFNEQVRTNIIPLMIESIPHFPLLRDKSIYLAIVLARQDNSVRQKFALIEIPTIVLPRFIILPSKEGEKDIILLEDVIRFCLPHIFTYFGYDKFNAHIIKVTRDAELDIDNDISTSLIHQIEKGLKDRRKGKPVRFVYDKDIDPLLLEYLMRRMGLSPGDNLIPGARIHNFKDFMDFPNAVFAEKTSSSRKSFLHPLFAEATSVMHVIQGQDVMLHTPYHSFDTIIDLLREAAIDPNVVSIKITAYRLARNSRIVNALINAVRNGKQVTVSLELRARFNEADNLEWKTRLEDEGVKVLIGIPGLKVHAKMCVIKKKIGTKTIQCGFVATGNLNEKTARVYGDHWLLTANRAIIADINRVFAYLESPKHDPKILAGCKTLAISPISMRPFFVKMIEREIKLAKNKNGGEMILKMNSLSDPQMINLLYEAARVGVDVKMIIRGICCAYTENKKWKKDITAISIVDEYLEHARAFVFRSGVYISSCDWMVRNLDHRVEVAVPIFDLSIQQEIKDILAIQLSGNVKARILDNKQENEYKRDSGKKVRSQIEIFKYLHEKQYK, from the coding sequence ATGCGATTGTCCAAAAGTGAGCCTTTAGATACTTTTACTCAAGATCAGGAGATGGAAAAAAAGACGAACAGCAAGAAAAATGCGCCAGAAAAAAAGAAAATGATCCCCCGGGACGTTAGCTGGCTCGCCTTTAATGCCAGAGTATTACAGGAAGCAGCTGACACCAGTGTTCCATTACATGAACGTATCCGTTTCCTCGGTATTCATTCCAATAACCAGGATGAATTCTTCCGCGTACGCGTAGCCACCCTTCGAAGAATGCTCTCTGTAGGCAAATCTGCCCGTATGCACCTGGAAGAAAACCCGGAGCAGATCCTCAACGATATCCACGATCTTGTTATAGATCAGACCCGTGAATTCGACCGCATCTGGGACGAAATTGAAGATCAGCTGAAAGAACAGAAGATCTATATCCGTACAGAAAAACACCTGAGCAAGGAGCAACAGAAATTCGTGCTCACCTACTTTAATGAGCAAGTGCGTACCAACATCATCCCACTGATGATAGAAAGTATCCCACATTTCCCATTACTGCGCGATAAATCTATTTATCTGGCCATCGTACTGGCGAGACAGGATAACTCTGTCAGACAAAAATTTGCCCTGATAGAAATTCCTACCATTGTCCTCCCCCGCTTTATCATTCTGCCATCAAAAGAAGGCGAAAAAGACATTATCCTCCTTGAGGACGTGATCCGTTTCTGCCTGCCTCATATTTTTACTTATTTCGGCTACGACAAGTTCAACGCCCACATCATCAAGGTGACCCGCGATGCGGAGCTGGATATTGATAATGATATCTCTACCAGCCTCATTCACCAGATCGAAAAAGGCCTGAAAGACCGTCGTAAAGGGAAACCGGTCCGTTTTGTCTATGACAAGGATATCGATCCCCTGTTGCTCGAATACCTCATGCGCCGTATGGGCCTCTCCCCCGGCGATAACCTGATTCCGGGTGCACGTATCCATAACTTCAAAGACTTTATGGATTTCCCGAACGCCGTATTCGCTGAGAAAACCAGCTCATCACGCAAAAGCTTTTTGCATCCATTATTTGCCGAAGCAACGAGCGTGATGCACGTAATTCAGGGTCAGGATGTGATGCTCCACACCCCTTACCACTCTTTCGATACCATCATTGATCTGCTGCGCGAAGCGGCTATCGATCCGAACGTGGTGAGTATTAAGATCACTGCTTACCGGCTGGCTCGCAATTCCAGGATCGTAAATGCGCTGATCAATGCCGTTCGTAATGGTAAACAGGTGACGGTATCCCTCGAGCTCCGTGCCCGTTTTAACGAAGCTGATAACCTGGAATGGAAAACCAGACTGGAAGATGAAGGGGTGAAAGTATTGATCGGTATTCCGGGTCTGAAAGTACATGCCAAGATGTGCGTGATCAAAAAGAAGATCGGTACCAAAACCATTCAGTGTGGTTTTGTCGCCACCGGTAACCTGAATGAAAAAACCGCCCGCGTATATGGCGACCACTGGCTGCTCACTGCTAACAGGGCCATCATTGCCGATATCAACCGTGTGTTCGCTTATCTTGAAAGTCCCAAGCACGATCCAAAGATCCTCGCAGGCTGTAAAACACTGGCCATAAGCCCGATCAGCATGCGTCCTTTCTTTGTGAAAATGATTGAGCGAGAAATCAAACTCGCGAAAAACAAAAATGGTGGTGAGATGATCCTCAAGATGAACTCACTCTCCGATCCGCAAATGATCAACCTCCTGTACGAAGCCGCACGCGTAGGTGTAGATGTAAAGATGATCATCAGAGGTATCTGTTGCGCCTATACGGAAAATAAGAAATGGAAAAAAGATATCACGGCTATCAGTATCGTGGATGAATACCTGGAACATGCCAGGGCGTTCGTTTTCAGAAGTGGCGTATATATCTCCTCCTGCGATTGGATGGTACGTAACCTTGACCACCGCGTGGAAGTAGCCGTACCTATCTTTGACCTATCTATCCAACAGGAGATCAAAGACATACTGGCGATACAACTCAGTGGCAATGTAAAAGCGAGAATACTCGACAATAAACAGGAAAACGAGTACAAGAGAGACAGTGGTAAGAAAGTGAGGTCGCAGATTGAAATCTTTAAGTACCTGCATGAAAAGCAATACAAATAA
- a CDS encoding exopolyphosphatase: MKLAAIDIGSNAARLLISEASPNSQGRMDFTKVNLVRVPLRLGIDVFSTGIISPKRAEHLISTIKAYKLLLEVYEVKYLKACATSAMRDAGNSAAILDDVKRETGIDIKIISGQEEASFLYESHIAENLDKSRAYMYIDVGGGSTEVTIFSRNTLVHKTSFNIGTIRLLQQQVTDAQWQIMKETIKQQIKSIGPVTAIGSGGNINKIFSLSKRKEGKPLTLDVLKDYYKEFSSFSVEERIHLYNLREDRADVIVPALQIYVNIMRWANAEEIFVPKIGLADGLIQSLYGEINSI; the protein is encoded by the coding sequence ATGAAGCTTGCTGCTATTGACATAGGCTCCAATGCCGCCAGGTTACTTATTTCAGAAGCATCGCCCAACAGTCAGGGACGTATGGATTTTACGAAAGTAAACCTGGTGCGTGTGCCATTAAGACTGGGTATCGACGTTTTCAGCACCGGCATCATTTCTCCAAAAAGGGCCGAACACCTGATCAGCACGATCAAAGCATACAAACTCTTACTCGAAGTATACGAAGTTAAATACCTGAAAGCCTGTGCTACCAGCGCGATGCGTGATGCGGGTAACTCCGCCGCCATCCTGGACGATGTGAAGCGCGAAACAGGTATTGACATCAAAATTATATCGGGACAGGAAGAAGCATCGTTCCTCTACGAAAGCCACATTGCCGAGAACCTCGACAAGTCACGCGCCTATATGTATATAGATGTGGGCGGCGGTAGCACAGAGGTAACGATCTTCAGCAGGAACACCCTCGTACACAAAACCTCTTTTAATATCGGTACCATCCGCCTGCTGCAGCAACAGGTCACTGATGCGCAGTGGCAAATTATGAAAGAGACTATCAAGCAGCAGATCAAAAGCATTGGTCCTGTGACAGCCATTGGCTCCGGTGGTAACATCAACAAGATCTTTTCCCTTTCCAAACGCAAGGAAGGGAAGCCACTCACCCTCGATGTGCTGAAAGATTACTACAAAGAGTTCAGCAGTTTCTCTGTCGAAGAAAGAATTCACCTCTATAATTTAAGGGAAGACAGGGCAGATGTGATCGTGCCTGCCCTGCAGATCTACGTTAACATCATGCGTTGGGCGAATGCAGAAGAGATTTTCGTACCTAAGATAGGGCTTGCAGACGGCCTGATCCAATCATTGTACGGGGAAATCAACTCAATTTGA
- the panB gene encoding 3-methyl-2-oxobutanoate hydroxymethyltransferase, with amino-acid sequence MSTHKEVKRITTHILQRMKDEGEKISMITAYDFSMARIFDDSGMDVLLVGDSAANVMAGYETTLPITLDHMIYHAASVVRAIKRAFVVVDLPFGTYQGNSKEALMSTVRIMKETSAHGVKIEGGEEILESVKRIISAGVPVMGHLGLTPQSINKFGTYSVRATEEVEAEKLLRDAKLLEEAGCFAIVLEKIPALLAKKVAESVRIPIIGIGAGKYVDGQVLVMHDMLGINKDFKPRFLRRYLNLYEEILKASKQYISDVKAKDFPNDNEQY; translated from the coding sequence ATGTCTACGCATAAAGAAGTTAAGCGGATCACAACGCATATCCTTCAGCGGATGAAGGATGAAGGGGAAAAGATTTCAATGATCACAGCCTACGATTTTTCCATGGCCCGCATCTTTGACGATTCGGGGATGGATGTATTGCTGGTGGGCGATTCCGCTGCAAACGTAATGGCTGGTTATGAGACCACCCTCCCTATTACACTGGACCATATGATTTATCATGCGGCGTCGGTAGTAAGGGCGATTAAACGGGCTTTTGTAGTGGTAGATCTGCCATTTGGTACTTACCAGGGTAATTCTAAGGAAGCCCTGATGTCTACCGTGCGCATTATGAAGGAAACCAGCGCGCATGGTGTAAAGATCGAAGGTGGTGAAGAAATATTAGAATCGGTAAAACGTATTATATCAGCAGGTGTGCCTGTGATGGGGCACCTGGGACTGACACCTCAGTCTATTAATAAGTTCGGTACTTATTCTGTACGTGCTACAGAAGAAGTGGAAGCTGAAAAACTGCTGCGCGACGCCAAACTGCTGGAAGAAGCGGGTTGTTTTGCCATTGTGCTGGAAAAGATCCCGGCCCTGCTGGCAAAGAAAGTGGCAGAAAGCGTTCGCATTCCTATCATTGGTATTGGCGCCGGTAAATATGTAGACGGCCAGGTACTGGTGATGCACGATATGCTGGGCATCAACAAAGACTTTAAACCGAGATTCCTGCGCAGGTACCTGAACCTGTATGAGGAGATCCTGAAAGCATCGAAGCAATATATCAGTGATGTGAAAGCGAAGGACTTCCCCAATGATAATGAACAATATTAA
- a CDS encoding DUF1338 domain-containing protein: protein MLDYVLNGLMQRYQERVPDVAAIIAAMINEDVIQIADDIENDHIAFRTIGVPQLGIQSLEKIFLHYGYTKKEPYHFREKKLDAYWYAPPAPKYPRIFISELRVQDLSAEAQRIITSYTDEVKVDPVSKLDLDNGPDVDVFLHSALWRTPTLADYQTLAAESEYAAWVIYNRYYLNHFTVSLQNLPVGYNTVADFNNFLEKNGFKLNDAGGKIKESPDHLLLQSSTVAKMIAATFGDHKTQEISGSYVEFAERRVLPEFAHLDPKDIKREHRREGFEAGNADRIFESTYSSQTQR from the coding sequence ATGTTAGACTATGTACTGAACGGCCTGATGCAACGGTATCAGGAGCGTGTTCCTGACGTCGCTGCTATTATTGCGGCCATGATCAATGAAGATGTTATTCAGATCGCAGATGATATTGAAAATGACCATATTGCTTTCAGAACGATAGGCGTGCCACAATTAGGCATTCAATCGCTGGAAAAGATCTTCCTGCATTATGGTTACACGAAGAAAGAACCTTATCATTTCAGGGAAAAAAAACTGGATGCTTATTGGTATGCGCCGCCGGCGCCGAAGTATCCGCGCATCTTTATCAGTGAGCTCCGGGTGCAGGATCTGAGTGCGGAGGCACAACGGATCATCACCAGTTATACGGATGAAGTGAAGGTAGATCCGGTATCAAAATTAGACCTGGATAATGGGCCGGATGTAGATGTGTTTTTGCATAGTGCGCTTTGGAGAACCCCTACCCTGGCGGATTACCAAACGCTGGCAGCAGAGAGCGAATATGCGGCATGGGTGATTTATAACAGGTATTATCTGAATCATTTCACAGTCAGTTTGCAGAACCTGCCTGTAGGATATAATACAGTGGCGGATTTCAATAATTTCCTGGAGAAGAATGGGTTTAAATTGAATGACGCAGGTGGGAAGATAAAAGAAAGCCCGGATCATTTGTTATTGCAGAGCAGTACGGTGGCGAAGATGATTGCTGCTACATTTGGAGATCATAAAACGCAGGAGATATCGGGTTCTTATGTGGAGTTTGCGGAAAGAAGGGTGTTGCCGGAATTTGCGCACCTGGATCCTAAGGATATTAAGCGGGAGCATAGAAGAGAAGGGTTTGAGGCGGGGAATGCAGACAGGATCTTTGAAAGTACTTATAGCTCCCAAACGCAACGATAA
- a CDS encoding aldehyde dehydrogenase family protein: MIQDILNQFHITPQNSGVSTGTQWLKADGAIIDANSPVDGKHIAQVTAASRANYDKVVETAAAAFKEWRLWPAPRRGEVVRQVGEALRKNKEALGKLVSYEMGKSLQEGYGEVQEMIDICDFAVGLSRQLHGLTMHSERPGHRMYEQWHPLGITGIISAFNFPVAVWSWNAMLAWVCGDVCIWKPSEKTPLSAIACQQIIQDVLKANKVPEGVCCLLVGNRDAGEWLAEDTRVPLVSATGSTRMGKAVSAVVGARLGRSLLELGGNNAIIISKDADLDMSLIGCVFGAVGTAGQRCTSTRRLIIHESVYDAFTAKLVKAYGQLKIGNPLDENNHVGPLIDKDAVKMYEQAIVEVQKEGGKILVEGGVLSGGDYASGCYVKPCIAEVENHYKIVQHETFAPILYVMKYKTLDEAIALQNGVPQGLSSSIMTLNLREAEAFLSQAGSDCGIANVNIGTSGAEIGGAFGGEKETGGGRESGSEAWKAYMRRQTNTINYSTQLPLAQGIKFDL, encoded by the coding sequence ATGATACAAGATATTCTGAACCAATTCCATATCACGCCCCAAAACAGCGGTGTCAGTACAGGTACCCAGTGGTTGAAAGCCGATGGCGCTATAATCGACGCCAATTCTCCGGTAGATGGTAAACACATTGCACAAGTGACTGCTGCCAGTCGTGCGAATTATGATAAAGTAGTAGAGACAGCTGCGGCTGCTTTCAAAGAATGGCGGTTGTGGCCAGCGCCTCGCCGTGGTGAAGTAGTAAGACAGGTGGGTGAAGCACTGCGTAAAAATAAAGAAGCACTGGGCAAACTGGTGTCTTACGAAATGGGTAAAAGCCTGCAGGAAGGCTATGGCGAAGTACAGGAAATGATCGACATCTGTGACTTTGCAGTAGGTCTCTCCCGTCAGTTGCACGGGTTGACCATGCACTCTGAGCGTCCGGGTCACCGTATGTATGAGCAGTGGCATCCGTTAGGCATTACAGGTATTATCTCCGCATTCAATTTCCCTGTAGCAGTATGGAGCTGGAACGCTATGCTGGCATGGGTATGCGGCGATGTATGTATCTGGAAACCATCAGAAAAAACACCGTTGTCTGCGATTGCGTGTCAACAGATTATCCAGGATGTACTGAAGGCGAACAAGGTGCCTGAAGGGGTATGTTGTTTGTTGGTTGGTAACCGCGACGCTGGTGAATGGCTGGCGGAAGATACCCGTGTTCCATTGGTATCAGCGACAGGCTCTACCCGTATGGGTAAAGCGGTATCGGCAGTGGTAGGTGCGCGTTTAGGTCGTTCATTATTAGAATTAGGTGGTAACAATGCCATTATTATTTCAAAAGATGCAGACCTGGATATGTCATTGATCGGTTGTGTGTTTGGCGCGGTGGGTACAGCTGGACAACGTTGTACATCTACACGCAGACTGATTATTCATGAGAGTGTATATGATGCATTTACGGCTAAGCTGGTGAAAGCATATGGACAGTTAAAGATTGGTAATCCGCTGGATGAAAATAACCATGTAGGCCCATTGATTGATAAAGATGCGGTGAAGATGTATGAGCAGGCGATTGTAGAAGTGCAGAAAGAAGGGGGTAAAATTCTGGTAGAAGGCGGTGTATTGAGCGGTGGCGATTATGCTTCCGGTTGTTATGTAAAGCCTTGTATTGCGGAAGTAGAGAACCATTACAAGATCGTGCAGCATGAAACGTTTGCTCCTATTCTGTATGTGATGAAGTACAAGACGCTGGATGAGGCGATCGCATTACAGAATGGCGTGCCACAGGGCTTGTCTTCTTCAATCATGACATTGAACCTGCGTGAGGCAGAAGCTTTCCTCTCTCAGGCCGGATCTGATTGCGGCATTGCGAATGTCAATATCGGTACCTCTGGTGCGGAAATTGGTGGAGCATTTGGTGGTGAGAAAGAAACCGGTGGTGGTAGAGAAAGTGGTTCAGAGGCATGGAAAGCATATATGCGGAGACAGACGAATACAATTAACTATTCTACGCAATTGCCACTGGCACAGGGGATTAAGTTCGACCTGTAA
- a CDS encoding IS110 family transposase produces the protein MEQSHISFEQVVSRGCGLDVHQENVVATIRGNGLEEQTRTFSTFTSSLRDLVAWLEESGITHVAMESTGVYWKPVFNILEPHFELILVNARHIKYVPGHKTDRNDSAWIAKLLLSGLLKGSFIPPQYTRELRELYRYKRKVIGQRSSEYNRLQNILETANIKLSTVVSDVFGVSGWSMITAIIEGEQDPMILANLAKGRLKIKKQELILALEGHLNEHHRFMLSLSKTVILQLNDLLGQVDNRIDQYLKNGRKK, from the coding sequence ATGGAACAATCACATATCAGTTTTGAACAGGTTGTGAGTCGCGGCTGTGGCCTCGATGTTCACCAGGAGAATGTAGTAGCCACCATCAGAGGAAATGGGTTGGAAGAACAAACCCGCACTTTTAGCACTTTCACAAGTTCACTTAGGGACCTGGTAGCTTGGCTTGAAGAATCCGGCATTACACATGTCGCAATGGAGAGCACGGGGGTTTACTGGAAGCCTGTTTTTAATATACTGGAACCTCACTTTGAACTTATTCTGGTCAATGCCCGGCATATTAAATATGTGCCGGGGCATAAGACCGATCGCAATGACAGTGCCTGGATTGCAAAATTATTGCTAAGCGGGCTACTAAAGGGAAGTTTTATTCCACCGCAATACACTCGCGAATTACGGGAATTGTACCGATACAAACGTAAAGTAATAGGACAGCGGTCCAGTGAATATAACCGGTTACAGAACATTTTAGAGACAGCCAATATCAAATTGAGCACTGTAGTCAGTGATGTATTCGGTGTAAGTGGCTGGTCAATGATCACTGCCATTATTGAAGGAGAACAGGATCCTATGATATTGGCCAATTTGGCAAAAGGTAGGCTCAAAATCAAAAAACAAGAGCTTATTCTTGCATTAGAAGGCCATCTTAATGAGCATCACCGTTTTATGCTCAGCCTGTCTAAAACTGTTATTTTACAGCTAAATGACCTACTTGGTCAGGTGGATAACCGTATAGATCAGTACTTAAAAAATGGGAGGAAGAAGTAA